The genomic segment GGCCAGCCGGCCGACGCCGTGCTCGACGGACTTCCAGGAACCGGAGAACGTGACGACGCCGAAGGCCGCGGTCGGGAAGCCGCCGCGGTTCATCCGGGCCAGGGCGTCCGCCTCGGCGGTGCCCGCGAGGGCGTCGGCGAGGGCGTGCATGCCGGGGTTGTGGCCGATGACCAGCAGGGTGCCGATGTCGTCGGGGGTCTCGTTGAGCAGGGCCAGCAGCTCGCCCAGGCTCGCTTCGTACAGCCGCTCCTCGTAGACGGTCCTGGGGCGCTGCGGCATCTCGTGCGCGGCGAGCTTCCAGGTCTCACGGGTGCGGGCGGCGGTGGAGCACAGGACCAGGTCGGGGGCGATCCCCGCGTCGGCGAGCCGGCGGCC from the Streptomyces sp. RKAG293 genome contains:
- a CDS encoding histidine phosphatase family protein, with the translated sequence MSVDSPRTIVLLRHAKADWPSVADHERPLAERGRTDASVAGRRLADAGIAPDLVLCSTAARTRETWKLAAHEMPQRPRTVYEERLYEASLGELLALLNETPDDIGTLLVIGHNPGMHALADALAGTAEADALARMNRGGFPTAAFGVVTFSGSWKSVEHGVGRLADYWVPHEA